AGCGGCTGGTCCTCGCATCGGGCCCCGGGTCGGCGTCCGCCCAGGGTGCCGTGCCCTTCTACAACGGCCCCACCCCGGCGGAGTTCGTGGAGTTCCGGGTCGGCCCGGTCGACCCCGAGGATCCCGACACGTCCGCGGTGATCGACCACGGCCAGGCGTTGCGGGCGCTGCCGAGCTGGGCCGACGGCCTGGCCACGGTGCCGGACCGCGTGTGGGTCTTCGGTGTGGGTGCCGACGAGGCCGGCCGTGCGGCGTGGACGATCAACGGCCGTGCGTTCGACCACGATCGCGTCGATGCCCGGCCCGAGCTCGGCTCCCGCGAGACGTGGTTGCTGGCCAACACCACCCAGCAGACCCACTTCATCCACATCCACGACGTGGACTGGGTGGTGCTGCAGCGCAACGGCGATCCCGCACCGGTGCACGAGCAGGGGCTGAAGGAGACGTTCCGGATCGACCCCGGCGAGGTCGTCCTGGTCGGCTCGACGTTCACCGACCACCTCGGCCCGTACATGATGCACTGCCACATGCTGGAGCACGAGGACCACGGGATGATGAACACGTGGGAGGTCGTGGAACCCGGTCAGGGGGACCGCCCAGATGGGTCGTCGTCGGTTGAGGAGGCCCTGGCGGCCGATCTGGCCACCGCCGAGTCGCTGGCGATCGCCCGGGCGGTGATCGGCGCGGCCCGCAACGGGCGACCGGCGCCGATGTCACTGCTGAACCGGCTGAACGCCGGCCGCGGTGCCGTGACCGACATCCCCTCGCAGGCCGCCCTGTACTGCGACCTCAACGACCTGTAGCCACACGTGCGCACACGGCGGCCGTCGGGGTCACCGGGCGGCCGCGGTCACGTGCCCGGGTCCTGTGCGGCCGGCTTCGTGGTGGCCCGCTGGACCACCTCCCGACCCACGGCCTCCAGGTCTCCCTCCGCATGGCTCTGGCGCAGGTAGAGGTGCAGGTCGGCCGCCCGCTGCGCGAACGCGGCGTCGCCGACGAAGGGGCGGGGGCCGAACGCTCGGCCGACCCGATCCAGCACCTCCGTCGCGAGCCGTTCGACGGTGTGGCGGGCCGCCAGCGCGTCGAGCTGCCCCGGCCCGTCCGGCAGTGACGCGGCGCGGTGCAGGACCGCGACCATCGCCTCTCCGGCGGCGTGGAGGGCGCCGACGTGGGCCAGCCTGTGGGCGCCGGCGTCGGTGCCCATCGCGACGGCCCGGTCGACCAGTCCCAGCGCGGCACCGGCCCAGCAGGCTGCCGGCCGCAGCGCCCCGGCCCAGAAGCCGGGGCGGGAGAGGTACCAGCCGGGCGGTCCGACCTCGGCGTCCACGGGATGGTCGGTGAACCGGCAGGTCCCCGTGGCGGTGTCCGCCAACGCCTCTGTCGTCCAGGGGCCGTGGACGTGCTCGACCCCCGGCAGCTGGTCGTCCACGGCGACGTCGAGGAGGAGCTGTGGGCCGCCAGCCGCGTCGGTTCCGCTGACGAGGGCTCGGTCCACCACCCCGAGGCCCGAGCAGAACGGCTTCGGGCCGCTGATCCTCCCAC
The genomic region above belongs to Euzebya rosea and contains:
- a CDS encoding acyl-CoA dehydrogenase family protein, coding for MTTTDPMTHETITDLVRAAVRHPRFDDIRTGDPVDQLDHLIALARHGSVSVARLVEAHLDAVLILGEAGLDPRPGALYGVWASRGEVERHGGRISGPKPFCSGLGVVDRALVSGTDAAGGPQLLLDVAVDDQLPGVEHVHGPWTTEALADTATGTCRFTDHPVDAEVGPPGWYLSRPGFWAGALRPAACWAGAALGLVDRAVAMGTDAGAHRLAHVGALHAAGEAMVAVLHRAASLPDGPGQLDALAARHTVERLATEVLDRVGRAFGPRPFVGDAAFAQRAADLHLYLRQSHAEGDLEAVGREVVQRATTKPAAQDPGT